One part of the Denticeps clupeoides chromosome 8, fDenClu1.1, whole genome shotgun sequence genome encodes these proteins:
- the znf668 gene encoding zinc finger protein 668, whose protein sequence is MASPQPGSPPTIEQYTPPPAESVVTKEREEMTAPPTRRKGKGRPSKSQRSFKCPACQQSFSSPSTLKSHKLSAHGKDKHLEHACAQCGKNFPGRTQLAKHQRSHSAHRPFQCSQCHKAYKTPTELRNHVRSHTGEKPFICTECGKAFMQAICLRIHMTQHNGERPYSCLQCSKSYPTLSKLKVHQRSHTGEKPYFCAECGKSFADPSVYRKHRRNHQGHRPYACDQCGKTYTELKDLKNHERSHTGEKPYLCSDCGKAFSRSSSLACHLRIHSQSKPYRCEQCGKGFTQLSSYQSHLRTHSGEKPFLCPQCGKMFSDPSSFRRHQRAHQGFKPYPCDKCAKRFRQPADLAVHQRVHSGQRPYKCQNCDKAFVASWDLRRHMLVHTGLRPFACAECGKSFAERSSLNKHRRVHSGERPFKCDLCFKSFVVSSSLRKHEQTHAAKRPQPAAQAPAEPAQPFPSTLPQFSCAQCDVTFATWEDVQAHEGLHSLPAPPASTVDALPPLHRHACATCQAEFDRPADLRAHESMHPKPRPHVCDSCGKGFLNRAGLRKHQRIHSASRPHPCPQCGKAFLFAAYLRKHLRTHRELEPDSALTRALPSPYGADSSSSGEPAASLAVPAAVPVSEFQAMPAHVYIDKDEGL, encoded by the coding sequence ATGGCATCACCCCAACCTGGAAGTCCACCCACCATAGAGCAGTACACACCTCCACCTGCAGAGAGTGTGGTGACCAAGGAGCGAGAGGAGATGACCGCACCACCGACCAGAAGGAAGGGGAAAGGCCGGCCATCCAAGTCCCAGCGTTCCTTCAAATGCCCCGCCTGCCAGCAGTCGTTTTCCAGCCCCTCCACGCTGAAGAGCCACAAGCTCTCGGCGCACGGCAAGGACAAGCATCTGGAGCACGCCTGCGCCCAGTGCGGCAAGAACTTCCCCGGCCGGACGCAGCTGGCGAAGCACCAGCGCTCGCACTCCGCCCACCGGCCCTTCCAGTGCTCGCAGTGCCACAAGGCCTACAAAACGCCCACGGAGCTCCGCAACCACGTCCGGTCGCACACGGGCGAGAAGCCGTTCATCTGCACCGAGTGCGGTAAAGCCTTCATGCAGGCCATCTGCCTGCGCATCCACATGACCCAACACAACGGCGAGAGGCCCTACTCCTGCCTGCAGTGTTCCAAGAGCTACCCCACCCTGTCCAAGCTCAAGGTGCACCAGCGGTCGCACACCGGGGAGAAGCCGTATTTCTGCGCCGAGTGCGGCAAGAGCTTCGCCGACCCGTCCGTCTACCGCAAGCACCGCCGCAACCACCAGGGCCATCGGCCGTACGCGTGCGACCAGTGCGGGAAGACCTACACCGAGCTGAAGGACCTGAAGAACCACGAGCGCTCGCACACGGGCGAGAAGCCCTACCTGTGCTCCGACTGCGGCAAGGCCTTCTCCCGCTCCTCGTCCCTGGCGTGCCACCTGCGCATCCACTCGCAGAGCAAGCCGTACCGGTGCGAGCAGTGCGGCAAGGGCTTCACGCAGCTCTCCTCCTACCAGTCGCACCTGCGGACGCACTCCGGCGAGAAGCCCTTCCTCTGCCCGCAGTGCGGCAAGATGTTCTCCGACCCGTCCAGCTTCCGGCGCCACCAGAGGGCCCACCAGGGCTTCAAGCCGTACCCCTGCGACAAGTGCGCCAAGCGCTTCCGGCAGCCGGCCGACCTGGCCGTGCACCAGCGCGTGCATTCGGGCCAGAGGCCCTACAAGTGCCAGAACTGCGACAAGGCCTTCGTGGCCTCGTGGGACCTGCGGAGGCACATGCTGGTGCACACGGGCCTGCGGCCGTTCGCCTGCGCCGAGTGCGGCAAGTCGTTCGCCGAGCGCTCCAGCCTCAACAAGCACCGGCGGGTGCACTCCGGCGAGCGGCCCTTCAAGTGCGACCTGTGCTTCAAGTCCTTCGTGGTCTCGTCCAGCCTGCGCAAGCACGAGCAGACGCACGCGGCCAAGAGGCCCCAGCCGGCGGCGCAGGCCCCGGCCGAGCCGGCGCAGCCCTTCCCCAGCACCCTCCCGCAGTTCTCCTGCGCCCAGTGCGACGTCACCTTCGCCACGTGGGAGGACGTGCAGGCCCACGAGGGCTTGCACAGCCTCCCCGCGCCGCCGGCGTCCACCGTCGACGCCCTGCCCCCCCTCCACCGCCACGCCTGCGCCACCTGCCAGGCGGAGTTCGACCGGCCGGCCGACCTGCGGGCCCACGAGAGCATGCACCCCAAGCCGCGGCCGCACGTCTGCGACAGCTGCGGCAAGGGCTTCCTGAACAGGGCCGGGCTGCGCAAGCACCAGCGCATCCACTCCGCCAGCCGGCCGCACCCGTGTCCGCAGTGCGGCAAGGCCTTCCTGTTCGCGGCCTACCTGCGCAAGCACCTGCGGACGCACCGCGAGCTGGAGCCGGACTCCGCCTTGACCCGGGCCCTCCCCTCCCCCTACGGGGCAGACTCCTCGTCCTCCGGGGAACCCGCCGCCTCCCTCGCCGTTCCCGCGGCCGTGCCGGTGTCCGAGTTTCAGGCCATGCCGGCCCATGTGTACATTGACAAGGACGAGGGCCTTTGA
- the cd37 gene encoding leukocyte antigen CD37, whose protein sequence is MASECCLSFAKYFLFVFNLIFFFLGAFMLSMGVWICFAESSFFMAPPSYMSMSLLSLFLLAIGSLTTALGLTGCVGAIHEVKFMLAFYFILLTVLMAAQTVGGVLFITQRSLFESNLKNQMQDILTSYGNNESQLHHFEKTLDYIQKEAGCCGWKSPSEWNRIPCFCFILNATEPSITNISEICNCPLSGNELSRAPSECRTYPGCEMKVKDWLNNNMFLVMVVLFALIAVEICGMILSMSVYRQSSTSFKMTLY, encoded by the exons atGGCATCAGAGTGCTGTCTCAGCTTCGCCAAAtacttcctgtttgtttttaaccTGATCTTCTTC TTTTTAGGGGCGTTCATGCTTTCTATGGGGGTATGGATCTGCTTTGCCGAGTCCAGCTTCTTCA TGGCTCCTCCTTCCTACATGTCCATGTCTCTGCTGTCCCTTTTCCTCCTGGCGATTGGCTCTCTCACCACGGCGCTCGGCTTGACCGGATGTGTGGGGGCCATTCACGAAGTGAAGTTCATGCTGGCATTT TACTTCATCCTCCTCACTGTGCTAATGGCCGCTCAGACTGTTGGAGGGGTGCTTTTCATTACCCAGAGGAGTTTG TTTGAGAGCAATCTGAAGAACCAAATGCAGGACATCCTTACGTCATATGGAAACAATGAATCTCAGCTACACCATTTTGAGAAGACGCTGGATTACATACAGAAGGAG GCAGGGTGCTGTGGGTGGAAAAGCCCATCCGAATGGAACCGCATTCCATGTTTCTGCTTCATCCTAAATGCCACCGAACCAAGCATCACAAACATCTCTGAGATCTGCAACTGCCCCCTGTCTGGGAATGAGCTGTCCAGAGCACCATCTGAGTGTCGAACCTACCCT GGCTGTGAGATGAAAGTGAAGGATTGGCTGAACAACAACATGTTCCTCGTCATGGTGGTTCTATTTGCCCTCATTGCAGTGGAG ATTTGTGGTATGATCCTTTCGATGTCAGTGTATAGACAGAGCAGCACGAGCTTCAAGATGACTCTGTACTGA
- the gall gene encoding galanin peptides-like, protein MSKAAEKRGTRQMAERSTFTANIKKRKGTREMQSSTVLCVSLLLSALLSVSCGMVLVAPEKKGWTLNSAGYLLGPYAHRTLTLRHGSAVGKREIGPVEEFSSSPVFEDTSA, encoded by the exons ATgtcaaaagcagcagaaaaaagaGGGACAAGGCAAATGGCAGAAAG AAGCACTTTTACTGCAAACATCAAGAAACGAAAAGGAACAAGAGAG ATGCAGAGCTCGACcgtgctgtgtgtgtctctactTCTCTCAGCACTGCTGTCTGTATCGTGTGGAATGGTACTGGTG GCTCCAGAGAAGAAAGGGTGGACGCTGAACAGCGCTGGATATCTCCTGGGCCCTT ATGCACACCGGACCCTAACTCTGAGGCATGGCTCTGCGGTGGGAAAAAGGG AGATAGGGCCTGTGGAGGAGTTCAGCAGCTCTCCCGTCTTCGAAGACACGAGTGCCTAG
- the valopb gene encoding vertebrate ancient long opsin b, whose translation MESFALSVNGVSATEPADTLEPTDTHNPFEGPLKSVAPWNYTFLACLMFVVTSLSLSENFTVMLVTLRYKQLRKPLNYIIVNLSVADFLVSLIGGTISFLTNAKGYFFLGNWACVLEGFAVTYFGIVALWSLAILAFERFFVICRPLKDVRLGGKHAALGILFVWVFSFIWTIPPVLGWSSYTVSKIGTTCEPNWYSAERSDHTFIITFFTTCFILPLGVIIVSYGKLMQKLKKVSNSHGRLGNARKPDREVARMVIVMIIAFMIGWTPYAAFSITVTAWPTVNIDPRLAAAPAFFSKTAAVYNPIIYVFMNKQFRKCLIQMFKGGNANLDSTHINQTSDRGAATAESHMGEMSTIAARVPLSSACNMDRTEEEDEREAEDEKPKENDGGTNQLPMTENKVCPL comes from the exons ATGGAGTCGTTCGCGCTCTCGGTGAACGGGGTCTCGGCCACGGAGCCCGCGGACACGCTGGAGCCCACGGACACGCACAACCCGTTCGAGGGCCCGCTGAAGAGCGTGGCGCCGTGGAACTACACCTTCCTCGCCTGCCTGATGTTCGTGGTCACCTCGCTGTCGCTGTCCGAGAACTTCACCGTCATGCTGGTCACGCTGCGCTACAAGCAGCTGCGCAAGCCGCTCAACTACATCATCGTCAACCTGTCGGTGGCGGACTTCCTGGTGTCCCTCATCGGCGGGACCATCAGCTTCCTGACCAACGCCAAAGGATACTTCTTCCTGGGCAACTGGGCGTGCGTCCTGGAGGGCTTCGCCGTCACCTACTTCG GCATCGTGGCTCTGTGGTCGCTGGCCATCCTGGCGTTCGAGCGCTTCTTCGTCATCTGCAGGCCGCTGAAGGACGTCCGTCTGGGGGGCAAGCATGCCGCGCTGGGGATCCTGTTTGTGTGGGTCTTCTCCTTCATATGGACCATCCCGCCCGTCCTGGGCTGGAGCAGCTACACGGTCAGCAAGATCGGCACCACCTGCGAACCCAACTG gTACTCGGCCGAGCGCTCGGACCACACGTTCATCATCACCTTCTTCACCACCTGTTTCATCCTGCCTTTGGGGGTGATCATCGTCTCCTACGGCAAACTCATGCAGAAGCTCAAAAAG GTGTCCAACAGCCACGGCAGACTTGGCAACGCCCGGAAGCCCGACAGAGAGGTGGCACGCATGGTCATCGTCATGATCATTGCGTTCATGATTGGCTGGACGCCGTACGCCGCATTCTCCATCACGGTGACGGCCTGGCCCACCGTCAACATCGACCCGCGGCTCGCTGCGGCCCCAGCGTTCTTCTCCAAAACAGCCGCCGTCTACAACCCCATCATCTACGTCTTCATGAACAAGCAG TTTAGGAAGTGCCTGATCCAGATGTTCAAGGGTGGCAATGCCAACCTGGACTCCACCCACATAAACCAGACGTCGGACCGCGGGGCGGCCACGGCCGAAAGCCACATGGGCGAGATGTCCACCATCGCCGCCCGGGTGCCGCTGTCCTCCGCCTGCAACATGGACCGTACCGAGGAAGAGGACGAGCGCGAGGCGGAAGACGAGAAGCCAAAGGAGAATGACGGTGGCACCAACCAGCTGCCCATGACTGAGAACAAAGTCTGCCCCCTCTGA